The Streptomyces sp. V4I8 genome includes the window GCACTCGACAACCTCGTCGTCACCACCGCACTGCCCTCCATCCGTGAGGACCTGGGCGGAGGGCTGCACGACCTGGAGTGGACGGTCAGCGCCTATACGCTCACCTTCGCCGTCCTGCTGATGTTCGGCGCCGCGCTCGGGGACCGCTTCGGCCGCCGCCGGCTCTTCCTCGTCGGCATCGCGATCTTCACCGGCGCGTCCGCCGCCGCGGCTCTCGCGCCCGGCATCGACTCCCTCATCGCCGCCCGAGCGGTACAGGGCGTCGGCGCAGCGATCATGATGCCGTTGACGCTGACCCTGCTGACGGCGGCCGTGCCCGCGGCCAAGCGCGGGATGGCGTACGGCATCTGGGGTGCTGTCAACGGGCTCGCGGTCGCGTCCGGGCCGCTCATCGGCGGCAGCCTCACCGAGCACATCTCCTGGCAGTGGATCTTCTGGCTGAACGTTCCGCTGGGTCTCGCCCTGCTGCCGCTGGCCCGCCTGCGCCTGACCGAGTCGTACGGCACCGGCTCCCCGCTCGACATCCCCGGCACCCTGCTCGCCAGTGGGGGCCTGTTCGGGATCGTGTACGGCCTGGTGCGCGGGCCAGCCGACGGCTGGACCGGGCGGCTGGTCCTGACCGGCCTGTTCGCCGGAGGTGCCCTGCTCGTCGGCTTCGTCCTCTACAGCACCCGGGCCAGGAACCCGATGCTGCCGATGCGACTGTTCCGCTCCCGGGCGTTCTCCGGGATCAACGCCGCGAGCATGCTGATGTTCCTCGGTATGTTCGGGTCGATCTTCCTGCTCAGCCAGTACATGCAGGGTGTGCTCGGTTACTCGCCGACCGAGGCGGGGCTGCGGATGCTGCCCTGGACCGGTATGCCGATGCTCGTCGCGCCGATCGCCGGCATCCTCGCCGACCGCATCGGCGGCCGACCCGTCGTCGCCACAGGACTCTTCCTCCAGGCCGCCGGCCTCGCCTACATGGCGTCCGTGGTCACCGTCGACGTCTCTTACGCCGCCCAGCTGCCCGGCCTGATCATCAGCGGCGTCGGCATGGCCCTGTTCTTCGCCCCGGCCTCCCACCTGGTCATGTCCAGCGTCCGTGCCTCCGAACAGGGCATCGCTTCCGGCGCCAACAATGCCCTGCGCGAGGTCGGCGGTGCGCTCGGCATCGCGGTCATGGGGTCGATCTTCTCCGCGCAGGGTGGCTACGAGACCGGCCAGACCTTCGTCGACGGCCTGCGGCCCGCCCTGGTCACCGGCGCGGCGGTGGTAGCCCTCGCAGGCGTCGCCGCCCTGCTGATCCCGGGCCGGCGGCGTGGCGGCAGCGCCGTGAGCCCGACCGAGCAGGCGCCGGAGCACGTGCTGGAGACGGCCTCCCGCTGACCTTCCCGCTGACACCCCGGACCAAGAGGAGCAGTCATGCCCACCCTTCCCTGGACCGTGCCGAACCCCGCGCCACGCCACACCGAGGTGCACGTCTTCGCCTCACGTTTCGAGACCCGCACCCTCTGGGGAGCGCTCCGCTTCCTCGCCAGTACGCCGGGTGTCTGGCGGCAGGTGAGCCGGGCGCCCGGAGCGTACGGGGCGTCCTTGAAGGCCGAGCCGTTCAAGCGGACCTTCTGGACGCTGTCCGCATGGGAGTCGCCCGCGGCGCTCAAGGCCTTCGCCCGCGCGGGCGTCCATGCCCCGACGTCGCAGGGCCTGTCCGCGCAGATGCGGGACGCGAAGTTCGCCACCTGGCAGGCATCGAGCGATGAACTTCCGCTCGACTGGACAGAGGCGTTCCGGCGTCTGACGTGAACGGCACGCGCGCGTGGTGCGCGCATGAGCCCCGGCGTTCCCCATGGGTGCCGGGGCTGTCGGTGCCGTCTCGTACTCTTGAGCCCGTGCAGGAACTCCACGACGCCCCCCTCGCCCCCCTGACCAGCTTCCGCCTGGGCGGCCCCGCCGCCCGCCTGGTCACCGCCACCACCGACGCCGAGATCATCGACGTCGTACGCGAGGCGGACGCCAACGGGACCCCGTTGCTGCTCATCGGCGGCGGATCGAACCTGGTCATCGGCGACAAGGGCTTCGCGGGCACCGCGCTCGTCATCGCCACGAAGGGCTTCGAGCTGGACGGCACCACCCTCGAACTCGCCGCCGGCGAGGTGTGGACCGACGCCGTCGCCCGGACCGTGGAGGCCGGCCTCGCCGGGGTCGAGTGCCTAGCCGGAATCCCTGGCTCCGCAGGCGCCACGCCGATCCAGAACGTCGGCGCCTACGGCCAGGAGGTCTCCTCGACGATCACCGAGGTGATCGCGTACGACCGCCGCGCGGGCGAGACCGTCGTCATCCCGAACGCCGACTGCGCGTTCTCCTACCGCCACAGCCGCTTCAAGGCCGACCCCGAGCGCTACGTCGTCCTGCGCGTCCGCTTCCGGCTGGAGGACGCCGACGGACTCTCCGCCCCCATCAAGTACGCCGAGACGGCCCGCGCCCTCGGCGTCGAACCCGGCGACCGCGTCCCCCTGGCCGCTGCTCGCGAGACCGTGCTGAAGCTGCGTACGGGGAAGGGCATGGTCCTGGACCCCGAGGACCACGACACCTGGTCGGCCGGCTCCTTCTTCACCAACCCGATCCTCACCGACGAGCAGTTCGCGGCGTTCCACGCGCGCGCGCGTGAGCACCTCGGCGACGGCGTGGAGCCGCCCGCCTACCCCGCAGGGGAAGGCCACACCAAGACCTCCGCGGCCTGGCTCATCGACAAGGCGGGCTTCACCAAGGGGTACGGCACCGGCCCCGCCCGCATCTCCACCAAGCACACCCTCGCCCTCACCAACCGCGGCGCGGCAACCACCGAGGACCTCCTCGGCCTCGCCCGCGAGGTCGTCGCAGGCGTCCGTGAGACCTTCGGCATCACGCTGGTCAACGAGCCGGTGACGGTCGGAGTCAGCCTGTAGGCACGGCTCAGTAGGCCACTCCCACCCCCTGATTCACCGTCGCCGCGTCCCCGACCATCCCCAGCATCGCGTGCGCCACATCCGCCCGCCCGATGAAGCGCCCCTTGGGCGGAAACCCGCCCACGACGGCGCGGTACCCGCCGGTGAGCGGCTTGTCCTGCAGACGTGGAGGCCGGACGAGGGTCCAGTCGGTGGCGCTACGGGCGACCATCGCCTCCATCTCCCTCAGGTCGCCGTAGATGTCCTTCAGGACCGCCGACACGACGCCACGCACGGCCCGGTCCAGGAACCCGTCTCCCTCCGGCTCGGGCCCCGACCGGCGCGGCGCTCACCACGAGCAGCCGCCGCACCTCCTCGGCCTCCAGGGCCGCAAGCACCACACCCGTCACCCGTGCCGCGACCCCCGCGTCCCCGCGGTTACGGGCACCGAGGCCGGAGAGCACGGCGTCCCGTCCGGCGACGGCCGCCCGTAGAGCGCCGGGGTCGGTGAGATCCGCTCGGAACACCTCCAGCCGGCCGTGGCCGTCGGCGAGGGAGAGGCGCGCGGGATCCCGTACGACGGCCGTGACCTCGTGGCCGGCGTCCAGGGCCTGACGGACGATCTCCTGTCCTATGCCTCCGGTGGCGCCAAAAACGGTGATTCTCATGGGAGGGCTCCCGTCGTGCATGAGGTGGTGAGTGGGCAGGGGAGTGAGGGGTGGGTGAGTATTCACTCACCCCTCACTCCCACTAGAGTGAGTAAGTACTCACCCACCCGTCAAGGGAGATTGGACATCCCATGGAAAACAAGCCGACCCGGGTCCGACTCCTCGACGCCGCACACGAGTTGATGCGCACGGTCGGGCTGGCGCGGGCCACGACGAAGGAGATCGCACGGGCGGCCGGATGTTCCGAGGCGGCGCTGTACAAGCACTTCGACAGCAAGGAGGAACTGTTCATCAGCGTGCTCACCGAGCGGCTGCCCCCGCTCCGCCCCCTGCTCGGCAGCCTCGCCGCCGAGCCAGGGCGGCACTCGCTCGTGGACAACCTCACTGAGATCGCCCGCCAGGCGGCGCTGTTCTACGAGCAGAGCTTCCCGATCGCCGCGTCCCTCTACGCCCAGACCGAACTCAAGCGGCGGCACGACGACGCCGTACGGCAGATGGGGGTGGGCCCGCACGTGCCGATCCAGGAACTCGACACCTATCTGCGGGCCGAGCAGGAGCTGGGGCGGGTCAGCACCGACGCGGACACGTTCGCGGCGGCATCGCTGCTGATGGGCGCCTGCGCGCAGCGGGCGTTCGCCTACGACGCGACGAAGGAGGCCGTACGGCCGCCGGTGGACGAGTTCGCCGCCCGCCTGGCCCGCACGCTGCTGGCCGGTATCGCCGAGTGAGCCCGCCGACCGCGCGCATTGCTACGCGAGCCAGTCGTCCACCGCCGCCAGCAGCTTCGCCTTCATCTCTTCCGGCGCCGCGGACCCCCGCACCGACTGCCGGGCCAGTTCCGCCAGCTCCGCGTCCGTGAAGCCATGGTGGTGGCGGGCGATGTCGTACTGGGCGGCCAGCCGCGAGCCGAAGAGCAGGGGGTCGTCGGCGCCGAGGGCCATCGGGACGCCCGCCTCGTACAGCGTCCGCAGCGGGACGTCCTCGGGCTTCTCGTAGACGCCGAGGGCGACGTTCGACGCGGGGCACACCTCGCAGGTCACGCCCCGCTCGGCGAGGCGCTTGAGCAGCCACGGGTCCTCGGCGGCCCGCACCCCGTGGCCGATCCGGTTCGCGTCCAGGTCGTCCAGGCAGTCGCGGACCGAGGACGGGCCCGTCAGCTCGCCGCCGTGCGGGGCCGACAGCAGGCCGCCCTCACTGGCGATGTGGAAGGCGCGGTCGAAGTCCCTTGCCATGCCCCGGCGTTCGTCGTTCGACAACCCGAAGCCGACCACGCCCCGGTCGGCGTACCGCACCGCCAGGCGCGCCAGCGTGCGGGCGTCCAGAGGGTGCTTCATACGGTTCGCGGCGACCAGGACGCGCATCCCGAGACCGGTGTCCCGCGACGCCGTCTCCACCGCGTCCAGGATGATCTCCAGCGCCGGGATCAGACCGCCCAGCCGGGGCGCGTACGACGTCGGGTCGACCTGGATCTCCAGCCAGCCGGAGCCGTCGTTCAGATCCTCCTCCGCGGCCTCTCTGACCAGGCGCTGGATGTCCTCCGGCTGCCGCAGGCACGACCGGGCCGCGTCGTACAGGCGCTGGAAGCGGAACCAGCCCCGCTCGTCCGTGGCCCGCAGCTTCGGCGGCTCCCCGCTGGTCAGCGCGTCCGTCAGCGCCTCGGGCAGGCGCACGCCGTATTTGTCGGCCAGTTCCAGCAGGGTCGCCGGCCGCATCGAGCCGGTGAAGTGCAGGTGCAGATGGGCTTTCGGCAGTTCAGAGACATCACGTACACGCTCCATTCCAGGATCCTGCCGCACGCCCCGCCCGTCCCGGTAGCGCTTTCCCCGAACGTGGTCTTGCTCGCACGCGGAAACGACAAAGCGGGCCGCTCCCCGAGGGGAACGGCCCGCCACCACCTCCTCACATGAGGGGGTGGTCAGTCCCTGGCCTCCGCGAGCAGCTTCTGGATCCGGCTCACGCCCTCGACGAGGTCCTCGTCACCGAGCGCGTACGACAGCCGCAGATAGCCCGGCGTGCCGAACGCTTCGCCCGGGACGACCGCGACCTCGGCCTCCTCCAGGATCAGCTCGGCCAGCTCGACGCTGCTCTGCGGGCGCTTGCCGCGGATCTCCTTGCCGAGCACGGCCTTCACCGACGGGTACGCGTAGAACGCGCCCTCGGGCTCCGGGCAGAGCACGCCGTTGATCTCGTTGAGCATCCGCACGATCGTCCGGCGGCGGCGGTCGAAGGCCTCGCCCATCTTCGCGACCGCGTCCAGGTCACCGGAGACGGCGGCGAGCGCGGCCACCTGCGCCACGTTCGAGACGTTGGACGTCGCGTGCGACTGGAGGTTGGTCGCGGCCTTCACCACGTCCTTCGGGCCGATGACCCAGCCGACCCGCCAGCCCGTCATGGCGTACGTCTTGGCGACACCGTTGACCACGATGCACTTGTCGCGCAGCTCGGGGAACAGCCCCGGCAGGGAGACCGCGGCGGCCTCGCCGTAGACCAGGTGCTCGTAGATCTCGTCCGTCAGTACCCACAGGCCGTTGTCGACGGCCCAGCGGCCGATCGCCTCGGTCTCGGCCTCGCTGTAGACGGCGCCGGTCGGGTTGGACGGCGACACGAAGAGGACGACCTTCGTCTTCTCCGTACGGGCCGCCTCCAGCTGCTCCACGGAGACGCGGTAGCCGGTCGTCTCGTCGGCGACGACCTCGACCGGGACACCGCCCGCGAGACGGATCGACTCCGGGTACGTCGTCCAGTACGGGGCCGGGACGATGACCTCGTCGCCCGGGTCGAGGATCGCGGCGAAGGCCTCGTAGATGGCCTGCTTGCCGCCGTTGGTGACCAGGATCTGCGAGACGTCGGGCTCGTAGCCGGAGTCGCGCAGCGTCTTCGCGGCGATCGCGGCCTTCAGCTCGGGCAGACCGCCGGCCGGGGTGTAGCGGTGGTACTTCGGGTTCTTGCACGCCTCGATGGCGGCCTCGACGATGTAGTCCGGGGTCGGGAAGTCGGGCTCACCGGCGCCGAAGCCGATCACCGGACGCCCGGCGGCCTTGAGGGCCTTGGCCTTGGCGTCCACGGCGAGGGTGGCGGACTCGGAGATCGCGCCGACTCGGGCGGAGACCCGGCGCTCGGTGGGAGGGGTTGCAGCGCTCATGGGACCCATCGTTTCAGACAGGAAACGCGCCCGGCACGGGGGTTTCACAGACTGAACATCAGCTGAACAACCGTGCGGATCCGGGCCACGGCCAGCGGATCTTGCGTCCGGCGACCGGTGATCTTCGGCCGATCTTTCGTCGGCCAACCCTCC containing:
- a CDS encoding MFS transporter, whose protein sequence is MSHQTELNGRATGLGGAVWALVITSVAGFMAALDNLVVTTALPSIREDLGGGLHDLEWTVSAYTLTFAVLLMFGAALGDRFGRRRLFLVGIAIFTGASAAAALAPGIDSLIAARAVQGVGAAIMMPLTLTLLTAAVPAAKRGMAYGIWGAVNGLAVASGPLIGGSLTEHISWQWIFWLNVPLGLALLPLARLRLTESYGTGSPLDIPGTLLASGGLFGIVYGLVRGPADGWTGRLVLTGLFAGGALLVGFVLYSTRARNPMLPMRLFRSRAFSGINAASMLMFLGMFGSIFLLSQYMQGVLGYSPTEAGLRMLPWTGMPMLVAPIAGILADRIGGRPVVATGLFLQAAGLAYMASVVTVDVSYAAQLPGLIISGVGMALFFAPASHLVMSSVRASEQGIASGANNALREVGGALGIAVMGSIFSAQGGYETGQTFVDGLRPALVTGAAVVALAGVAALLIPGRRRGGSAVSPTEQAPEHVLETASR
- a CDS encoding DUF3291 domain-containing protein, whose product is MPTLPWTVPNPAPRHTEVHVFASRFETRTLWGALRFLASTPGVWRQVSRAPGAYGASLKAEPFKRTFWTLSAWESPAALKAFARAGVHAPTSQGLSAQMRDAKFATWQASSDELPLDWTEAFRRLT
- a CDS encoding UDP-N-acetylmuramate dehydrogenase, which encodes MQELHDAPLAPLTSFRLGGPAARLVTATTDAEIIDVVREADANGTPLLLIGGGSNLVIGDKGFAGTALVIATKGFELDGTTLELAAGEVWTDAVARTVEAGLAGVECLAGIPGSAGATPIQNVGAYGQEVSSTITEVIAYDRRAGETVVIPNADCAFSYRHSRFKADPERYVVLRVRFRLEDADGLSAPIKYAETARALGVEPGDRVPLAAARETVLKLRTGKGMVLDPEDHDTWSAGSFFTNPILTDEQFAAFHARAREHLGDGVEPPAYPAGEGHTKTSAAWLIDKAGFTKGYGTGPARISTKHTLALTNRGAATTEDLLGLAREVVAGVRETFGITLVNEPVTVGVSL
- a CDS encoding TetR/AcrR family transcriptional regulator encodes the protein MENKPTRVRLLDAAHELMRTVGLARATTKEIARAAGCSEAALYKHFDSKEELFISVLTERLPPLRPLLGSLAAEPGRHSLVDNLTEIARQAALFYEQSFPIAASLYAQTELKRRHDDAVRQMGVGPHVPIQELDTYLRAEQELGRVSTDADTFAAASLLMGACAQRAFAYDATKEAVRPPVDEFAARLARTLLAGIAE
- a CDS encoding adenosine deaminase; its protein translation is MERVRDVSELPKAHLHLHFTGSMRPATLLELADKYGVRLPEALTDALTSGEPPKLRATDERGWFRFQRLYDAARSCLRQPEDIQRLVREAAEEDLNDGSGWLEIQVDPTSYAPRLGGLIPALEIILDAVETASRDTGLGMRVLVAANRMKHPLDARTLARLAVRYADRGVVGFGLSNDERRGMARDFDRAFHIASEGGLLSAPHGGELTGPSSVRDCLDDLDANRIGHGVRAAEDPWLLKRLAERGVTCEVCPASNVALGVYEKPEDVPLRTLYEAGVPMALGADDPLLFGSRLAAQYDIARHHHGFTDAELAELARQSVRGSAAPEEMKAKLLAAVDDWLA
- a CDS encoding pyridoxal phosphate-dependent aminotransferase, translating into MSAATPPTERRVSARVGAISESATLAVDAKAKALKAAGRPVIGFGAGEPDFPTPDYIVEAAIEACKNPKYHRYTPAGGLPELKAAIAAKTLRDSGYEPDVSQILVTNGGKQAIYEAFAAILDPGDEVIVPAPYWTTYPESIRLAGGVPVEVVADETTGYRVSVEQLEAARTEKTKVVLFVSPSNPTGAVYSEAETEAIGRWAVDNGLWVLTDEIYEHLVYGEAAAVSLPGLFPELRDKCIVVNGVAKTYAMTGWRVGWVIGPKDVVKAATNLQSHATSNVSNVAQVAALAAVSGDLDAVAKMGEAFDRRRRTIVRMLNEINGVLCPEPEGAFYAYPSVKAVLGKEIRGKRPQSSVELAELILEEAEVAVVPGEAFGTPGYLRLSYALGDEDLVEGVSRIQKLLAEARD